Genomic window (Deinococcus yavapaiensis KR-236):
GCGTCACGAGGTCGAGGCGCGCGGACCCGGCGAGGTCGATCTCGACGCGGGTCGGCGCGTTGACCTCGTAGGCGGGAAGGGTCGGCGCGTGTCCGGTGGCGATCCTCGCGGCGATTTCGATGCGCTCGCAGGCGTCGCCCGGATGCAGGTTCGTCGCGGCGTACCTGCTGAGCGACGTCTTCACGGACACGCCCTCGACGTGCTCGCCGAGCTCCGCGCGCACTTGTGCCACGGCGATGTCGTCTCCCGTGACGAGCGCGACGGGCACGCGGAAGTGCGCGGCGATCCAGGCGTTGAGGCCGAACTCGCCGGTGGACCGCCCGTTCAAGCGAACGTCTTGCACGAGTCCGTTCCAAGTGTGAGCGAGAACGGCGCGCGGCGTGCCCGCCCGCGCGTGGTAGCCGACGAAGAACGCGGCGGTGACGCCTTGCTCGTCGACGCCTTGCATCATGCCGAGTGGGCGCTCGTTGCCGCTCACGAGTCGCGTGCCACTGGGCAGGAGCTCGCCGAGGATGTTGCGCATGCCGTGGTGGCTGTCGGCGACGATCACCTCGCTCGCGCCCGCCGCGAGGGCGCCTTGAGCGGCGGCGGCCACTTCGCGCGTCATTTGCAAGCGCGCTCGCTCGTACTCGCCCGAAGCGCGTCCGCCGTACTCCACGGGCGTCACTTGCGCCCAACTCGTCACGCCGCACACGCCTTCCATGTCCGCGCTGATCAGGATCTTCACGCGCGTCAGCGTACCCGTCTGCTGGCAGCATGACAACTCGGCGTACTCTCCAGCGGAACCTGGGCGTTCAGCAAATGAATGACAAACTGCACCGAGAGACCGCTGCAAATGAATTACTGTCACTTCATTCTGCGGCTTGTCGCGTCAAATATGTACAAGAAGCAGGTTTAGCGTTGACAATACGCAATCTCACCCCGTACCCTGACGTGCAGGAGGGGTGTATGAAGTTGATCACGGCGATCGTGCGACCCGAACGGGTCCAG
Coding sequences:
- a CDS encoding M55 family metallopeptidase — translated: MKILISADMEGVCGVTSWAQVTPVEYGGRASGEYERARLQMTREVAAAAQGALAAGASEVIVADSHHGMRNILGELLPSGTRLVSGNERPLGMMQGVDEQGVTAAFFVGYHARAGTPRAVLAHTWNGLVQDVRLNGRSTGEFGLNAWIAAHFRVPVALVTGDDIAVAQVRAELGEHVEGVSVKTSLSRYAATNLHPGDACERIEIAARIATGHAPTLPAYEVNAPTRVEIDLAGSARLDLVTHLLPNVERLGNFTVAYTAADALDGFRMFRLVNKLAEVDQDF